The segment GTATGTACTACGTTCCGTAGTTAATTTACAACACAATAGCTTCACTTGAAGACGAAATCTAGGACGACTTTCAttacgtcgaaaaaaaaaagtgaaattttcggcaagaatcaaataattttttcacgtaTAGCTCGAGATAAAATCGTCAATTTCGTCTTATCATGACAAAGAACAGAAAAAACATTAACCTTGACTCTAGAATTGTACAAtgattattgtaaaaattgatgacGATTGTTCTTGTAAGTATTGAATTCGATTTtgatactaaatttttaaactacgcttttttttagctaaaaatttccttaatttggacggaaaatgtttgattttgGTTGTAATTTATTACGAGGCACGGATTTTTTGGGTTTATTTTCGCGGAGGtcccaaaattttgatttttatttacatctgTTGTCTTATCAATTTCAGCCGACCCAAAATTAGTTCCATTTCCCGCCGTACGTGGCGCCAAACAGGATGTTGACAAGACCTACAGAGCCCTCTGGCGCTCGTTATCagtttcattcgtctcaaaattaGTTCAGCATGTTGCCGCACTTCCGCTTTGGTGGCTCCAAACAGGATATTGACAAGCTGACTGCAGCGCCATCTACCGGATTCTCGAGATTAAAAAATGCCGGTTTTTGAAATCccttaaaaagtaaacaaaatccATGcctttgactttaaaattgctcaaaaatgtcTGAAATAGCGATAATTAACTTTCAGTCATCGAACGCCAGTGTAATTGATTTGCAAAATCACGTCACTTTAGGTTCATACAAAAACTCTTCGGCAAAGAGGAATAACGTTACCTTGTTAAAAGATGAGTTACTTTTAATTGGAGACAGTGCAAAAGCGTTACTTCACACGTTTCACCTCAAAAAATGGGAAGAAGAGCtttcttgtaaaattgttTTGCCTGCGAAACCGAATGCTGTTGCCGCTTCtcgaggtaatttttttttaatttttttatgcttggtttggaattcttattttttttttttagatggatGTTTCGTTGCGATTGCCATGGGTAGCGATGTGATGGTTTGGCAGCCGGCAATGAATTTGTTCGTTAAATGTCCAAAAACGCATTATCAGCAAGTGACAATTGTGCGATTCACGAAGGAAGGTTCACATTTTATCACAGCTGGGGACGACGGGATGATCGTTTTGTGGCATTTGACGAAAGTCCTGTCGAACGATGAGCAATTGATGAAGACTTGTTCGCACGTTTTCTCCGATCATCAACTTCCCATCACGGATATTAATGTTTCGGCGGATTTTTATGAGTCGAGTTTGATTTCTACCTCCATGGATAGGACTTGTCGCATCTACGATTTGAACAGCAAAGCAactttgttgaaaattgtctTTGAATCTGTCATGTGCGTTGCGATTTTTAGCGATACGAAGCACTGTGCGTTTTTGGGAGACACGAacggaaatattttcaaagtaattttgaCGAATTTCAAGCCTTACACGAACGAAGTCTTCGAAAATCAGATGAaagatttgaataaattcgCTCCGGTgcataaaaaagaaatcacGTCGCTCGCAATGAT is part of the Culicoides brevitarsis isolate CSIRO-B50_1 chromosome 3, AGI_CSIRO_Cbre_v1, whole genome shotgun sequence genome and harbors:
- the LOC134833913 gene encoding WD repeat-containing protein 18; translated protein: MSEIAIINFQSSNASVIDLQNHVTLGSYKNSSAKRNNVTLLKDELLLIGDSAKALLHTFHLKKWEEELSCKIVLPAKPNAVAASRDGCFVAIAMGSDVMVWQPAMNLFVKCPKTHYQQVTIVRFTKEGSHFITAGDDGMIVLWHLTKVLSNDEQLMKTCSHVFSDHQLPITDINVSADFYESSLISTSMDRTCRIYDLNSKATLLKIVFESVMCVAIFSDTKHCAFLGDTNGNIFKVILTNFKPYTNEVFENQMKDLNKFAPVHKKEITSLAMMACNLRLVSGSSDKLVVIWNSEGQALKVLQQTSEVTNITVMFASCLEYDKEGCLENTIKTMNRVKCDLSNPNMELQCPRQFGYYDFFIKEEVTPASSSYDNKLEEENLKLKKANAELFEYCKLLLDMKNDKSEDK